In the Sebastes fasciatus isolate fSebFas1 chromosome 20, fSebFas1.pri, whole genome shotgun sequence genome, one interval contains:
- the LOC141758685 gene encoding stonustoxin subunit beta-like, with translation MDSDHMDVAALGRPFTLGMLYDARRDALIPGLTLWDDATLRGKTTETSQNSSAFEISTSDSIESKFSLLDVEASLQASVLSGLVEIEGSAKYLNDHKKFQNQSRVTCRYNATTSFKQLSMVDILTLDLHQKEVIEKGLATHVVTGILYGANAFFVFDSEKLEASSVQDIQGSMKAVINKIPSFNVDGKADIELSDEEKSLTEKFSCKFFGDFILDSNPTTYKDAVKTLIQLPNLLGEGGENAVPLKVWLMPLKNFNPKAAELTCGISLAVVGKMQNALEDLMEMQMRCNDSLEDTVVENFPQIQEELSTFQKLCSDYASNLQQNMAKKLPSIRDGEEDESSLRQLIEDRDKTPFSPEKLSKWLDQKEREINVIRSCVDAMEGTKIVLSQSELDREVLAPGVEDALCFVFTSMARCDTYLDVMADYLGSPKLGRTNEDQWYSSPEVLTKMRGKAKAFHELAKAQKNNKRLRFLIAAITNEKYTGATIYHYKDGNLVSEDFSKPSKPDVPPEQITDKRDLIWYACDLTLDPNTANGYLTLSEGNKKATVGEWQNYPDHPERFEKQTQVLCNEGLSGRHYWEVEWSDSLLVSVYAAVAYKRIERKGDGSDSSFGKNLISWALGKEGVTCRIWHNGFESESPFPGCKRVGVYLDWPAGTLSFYSVVSNTLKHLHTFKNKFTEPVYPGLWAYNTGNYVYLCPVE, from the exons ATGGACTCAGATCACATGGACGTTGCTGCCCTGGGTCGACCTTTCACCCTAGGAATGCTCTATGATGCTCGGAGAGATGCACTGATCCCAG GTTTGACTTTGTGGGATGATGCAACTCTACGAGGGAAGACAACTGAAACCTCTCAGAACAGCAGTGCTTTTGAAATTTCTACATCTGACTCCATTGAATCCAAGTTCTCTTTGCTGGATGTTGAAGCTTCTCTGCAGGCCAGTGTCCTGAGTGGACTGGTTGAAATTGAAGGATCTGCCAAGTATCTGAATGATCATAAGAAATTCcagaatcagagcagagtgacgTGTCGGTACAACGCTACTACCAGCTTCAAACAGTTGTCAATGGTTGACATCCTAACCTTGGACCTCCACCAAAAGGAGGTTATTGAGAAGGGCTTGGCAACACATGTAGTCACAGGCATCCTTTATGGGGCAAatgctttctttgtgtttgaCAGTGAGAAGTTGGAAGCCAGCAGCGTTCAGGACATCCAGGGcagcatgaaagctgtgataaATAAGATCCCCTCATTTAATGTTGACGGAAAAGCTGACATTGAGCTGTCTGATGAAGAAAAGTCCCTGACTGAGAAATTCTCCTGCAAATTCTTCGGAGACTTCATTCTTGACAGCAACCCTACAACATATAAAGATGCAGTGAAGACCCTCATACAACTTCCAAACCTACTGGGAGAAGGGGGAGAGAATGCTGTTCCACTGAAGGTCTGGCTGATGCCACTGAAGAATTTCAATCCCAAAGCTGCCGAGCTGACGTGTGGGATCAGCCTTGCAGTAGTGGGGAAGATGCAGAATGCTCTAGAAGATTTAATGGAAATGCAAATGAGATGCAACGATTCTCTGGAAGACACAGTGGTAGAGAATTTTCCACAGATTCAAGAAGAGTTGAGCACTTTCCAAAAATTGTGCAGTGACTATGCATCTAACCTCCAGCAGAACATGGCAAAGAAACTTCCCTCCATCCGTGATGGTGAAGAAGATGAGAGCTCACTGAGACAACTCATTGAAGACCGAGACAAGACACCATTCAGTCCTGAAAAACTGAGCAAGTGGCTggatcagaaagagagagaaatcaacGTCATCAGATCCTGTGTAGATGCCATGGAGGGAACAAAGATCGTCCTAAGTCAGTCCGAGCTGGACAGAGAGGTTCTTGCTCCAGGTGTAGAGGAtgctctgtgctttgttttcaCCTCCATGGCAAGGTGTGATACCTACCTTGATGTGATGGCCGACTACTTGGGCTCACCTAAATTAGGAAGAACCAATGAAGACCAGTGGTACTCCTCACCTGAAGTTTTAACCAAAATGAGAGGAAAAGCCAAAGCTTTCCATGAGCTTGCCAAAGCACAGAAGAACAACAAAAGGTTGCGTTTCCTCATAGCAGCCATAACAAATGAGAAATACACAGGAGCAACCATCTACCATTACAAGGACGGCAATCTGGTCAGTGAAGATTTTTCAAAGCCTTCAAAGCCTGACGTCCCTCCTGAGCAGATCACAGACAAAAGAGATCTGATCTGGT ATGCCTGTGATCTCACcctggacccaaacactgcaaaTGGCTACCTCACTCTGTCTGAGGGAAACAAGAAGGCAACAGTTGGAGAATGGCAGAATTATCCTGATCACCCAGAGAGGTTTGAAAAACAAACTCAGGTGTTGTGCAACGAGGGCTTATCTGGGCGCCATTACTGGGAGGTAGAGTGGAGTGATTCACTTCTAGTATCTGTTTATGCAGCTGTTGCATACAAAAGAATTGAAAGAAAGGGAGATGGTTCAGACAGCAGTTTTGGAAAAAATCTCATATCGTGGGCTCTTGGCAAGGAAGGAGTCACTTGTAGGATATGGCATAATGGTTTTGAGTCGGAATCTCCTTTTCCAGGCTGCAAAAGAGTTGGGGTGTATCTGGACTGGCCTGCTGGCACTCTGTCCTTCTACTCTGTCGTCTCTAACACACTGAAGCACCTCCACACCTTTAAGAACAAATTCACTGAGCCTGTTTACCCAGGCCTCTGGGCTTATAACACAGGCAACTATGTGTACCTGTGTCCAGTTGAGTAA